One segment of Herbaspirillum hiltneri N3 DNA contains the following:
- the prmA gene encoding 50S ribosomal protein L11 methyltransferase, translating into MGWTEIVIQVTRDQAEALSDALMESGALSVSVEDADEGTVAEQPLFGEPGMEPAEAAWERSRVVALADVDADHAKIVNDAAKAIGLDYALPFALRSVEEQDWVRLTQSQFEPIHIGKRIWVVPSWHDAPEPDALVLELDPGLAFGTGSHPTTRLCMEWLEQYAVNAATVLDYGCGSGILALVAKKLGAQHVIGVDIDPQALESARFNSERNNCEIEYHLPEAFVRNYPENQSFTIVVANILAGPLQLMAPMLAGRVAPGGSLVLSGVLDRQAQEVIAAYAPYLELSVWAEHEGWVALAGRAPTV; encoded by the coding sequence ATGGGCTGGACCGAAATTGTTATCCAAGTCACGCGTGACCAGGCTGAGGCGCTTTCCGACGCCTTGATGGAGTCCGGCGCGCTGTCGGTTTCGGTGGAAGACGCCGACGAAGGCACCGTTGCCGAGCAGCCGCTGTTCGGCGAGCCCGGCATGGAACCGGCCGAAGCGGCGTGGGAACGCAGCCGTGTAGTCGCCCTGGCCGACGTCGATGCCGACCACGCCAAGATCGTCAACGACGCCGCCAAGGCCATCGGCCTGGACTACGCCCTGCCGTTCGCGCTGCGTTCGGTGGAAGAGCAGGACTGGGTGCGCTTGACGCAATCGCAGTTCGAACCGATCCACATCGGCAAACGCATTTGGGTGGTGCCGAGCTGGCACGATGCACCTGAACCCGACGCGCTGGTGCTGGAACTGGATCCGGGCCTGGCCTTCGGCACCGGCAGCCATCCGACCACGCGCCTGTGCATGGAGTGGCTGGAGCAATATGCCGTCAATGCTGCGACGGTGCTCGACTACGGCTGCGGTTCCGGCATCCTGGCGCTGGTGGCCAAGAAGCTCGGCGCGCAGCATGTCATCGGCGTCGACATCGATCCGCAAGCACTGGAATCGGCCCGCTTCAACAGCGAACGCAACAACTGCGAGATCGAGTACCACCTGCCGGAAGCCTTCGTCCGCAACTATCCCGAAAACCAGAGCTTCACCATCGTGGTCGCCAACATCCTGGCCGGCCCGCTGCAACTGATGGCGCCGATGCTGGCCGGCCGCGTGGCGCCGGGCGGTTCGCTGGTGCTATCGGGCGTGCTCGATCGCCAGGCGCAGGAAGTCATCGCCGCTTACGCGCCTTACCTCGAACTGAGCGTGTGGGCCGAGCACGAAGGCTGGGTCGCCCTGGCCGGCCGCGCGCCGACGGTGTAA
- the accC gene encoding acetyl-CoA carboxylase biotin carboxylase subunit, translating to MFEKILIANRGEIALRIQRACREMGIKTVVVHSEADREAKYVKLADESVCIGPAPSALSYLNMPAIISAAEVTDAQAIHPGYGFLSENADFAERVEKSGFVFIGPRPENIRMMGDKVSAKQAMIRAGVPCVPGSEGALPDNPKEIVQIARKIGYPVIIKAAGGGGGRGMRVVHTEAALINAVTMTKTEAGAAFGNPEVYMEKYLENPRHVEIQILADEHKQAIWLGERDCSMQRRHQKVIEEAPAPGIPRKIIEKIGERCAEACRKMNYRGAGTFEFLYENEEFYFIEMNTRVQVEHPVTEMITGVDIVQEQIRIAFGEKLRYRQRDIELKGHAIECRINAEDPFKFTPSPGRLTAWHVPGGPGIRVDSHAYAGYFVPPNYDSMVGKVISYGSTREQAIRRMQIALSEMVVEGISTNIPLHRELMVDARFIEGGTNIHYLEHKLSERPTAPAADKPAKK from the coding sequence ATGTTTGAAAAAATCCTTATCGCCAACCGTGGCGAAATCGCTCTCCGTATCCAGCGCGCGTGCCGTGAAATGGGCATCAAGACCGTGGTCGTGCACTCCGAAGCCGACCGCGAGGCAAAGTACGTGAAGCTGGCGGACGAATCGGTCTGCATCGGCCCGGCCCCTTCCGCACTCAGCTACCTGAACATGCCGGCGATCATCAGCGCGGCCGAAGTGACCGACGCCCAGGCGATCCATCCCGGCTACGGCTTCCTGTCGGAAAACGCCGACTTCGCCGAGCGCGTCGAAAAATCCGGCTTCGTCTTCATCGGCCCGCGTCCTGAAAACATCCGCATGATGGGCGACAAGGTGTCGGCCAAACAGGCGATGATCCGCGCCGGCGTGCCGTGCGTGCCGGGTTCGGAAGGCGCCTTGCCCGACAATCCGAAGGAAATCGTGCAGATCGCGCGCAAGATCGGCTATCCGGTCATCATCAAGGCGGCAGGCGGCGGCGGTGGCCGCGGCATGCGCGTGGTGCATACCGAAGCAGCGCTGATCAACGCCGTCACCATGACCAAGACGGAAGCCGGCGCAGCGTTCGGCAATCCGGAAGTCTATATGGAGAAGTACCTGGAAAATCCGCGCCACGTGGAAATCCAGATCCTCGCCGACGAACACAAGCAAGCCATCTGGCTGGGCGAGCGCGACTGCTCGATGCAGCGTCGCCACCAGAAGGTCATCGAAGAAGCGCCGGCGCCGGGCATCCCGCGCAAGATCATCGAGAAGATCGGTGAACGCTGCGCCGAAGCCTGCCGCAAGATGAACTACCGCGGCGCCGGCACATTCGAATTCCTGTACGAAAACGAAGAGTTTTACTTCATCGAAATGAACACCCGCGTGCAGGTCGAACATCCGGTCACCGAGATGATCACCGGCGTCGACATCGTGCAGGAGCAGATCCGCATCGCCTTCGGCGAGAAGCTGCGTTACCGCCAGCGCGACATCGAGCTCAAGGGCCACGCCATCGAGTGCCGCATCAACGCCGAAGACCCGTTCAAGTTCACACCGTCGCCAGGTCGCCTGACTGCCTGGCACGTGCCGGGCGGTCCTGGCATCCGCGTCGACTCGCACGCTTACGCCGGTTATTTCGTGCCGCCGAACTACGATTCGATGGTCGGCAAGGTGATTTCCTACGGTTCGACCCGCGAGCAGGCCATCCGCCGCATGCAGATCGCACTGTCGGAAATGGTGGTCGAAGGCATTTCGACCAACATCCCGCTGCACCGCGAGTTGATGGTGGATGCCCGCTTCATCGAAGGCGGCACCAACATCCACTATCTCGAGCACAAGCTGTCGGAGCGCCCGACAGCGCCGGCCGCAGACAAACCGGCGAAGAAGTAA
- the accB gene encoding acetyl-CoA carboxylase biotin carboxyl carrier protein encodes MDLRKLKTLIDLVAESDIEELEVTEGESKVRIVKSSATPQNQVVMMQPQAAYPQTLQAGAAPLAPAAAAAPVAPAAPAAPEGHIVKSPMVGTFYRSSAPGAPAFVEVGKEVKEGETICIIEAMKLLNEIDADKAGVIKQILVENGQPVEFGQPLFVIG; translated from the coding sequence ATGGATTTACGGAAACTCAAAACCCTGATCGACCTGGTCGCGGAATCTGACATCGAAGAGCTGGAAGTGACCGAAGGCGAAAGCAAGGTCCGCATCGTCAAGTCGTCCGCCACGCCGCAAAACCAGGTCGTGATGATGCAGCCGCAGGCAGCGTATCCGCAAACCCTGCAAGCCGGCGCCGCGCCGCTTGCCCCGGCTGCTGCCGCTGCACCGGTCGCTCCGGCGGCGCCTGCCGCACCGGAAGGCCACATCGTCAAGTCGCCGATGGTCGGCACCTTCTACCGTTCCTCCGCTCCGGGCGCTCCTGCGTTCGTCGAAGTCGGCAAGGAAGTCAAGGAAGGCGAGACCATCTGCATCATCGAGGCAATGAAACTGCTCAACGAAATCGACGCCGACAAAGCCGGCGTGATCAAGCAGATCCTGGTTGAAAACGGCCAACCGGTCGAATTCGGTCAACCACTGTTTGTGATCGGCTAA
- the aroQ gene encoding type II 3-dehydroquinate dehydratase → MAINLLLLNGPNLNLLGTREPEVYGSTTLADIEQRAAAQASKAGARLSAFQSNHEGALIDRIHAARKEGVDAIVINPGGLTHTSVALRDALAGVAIPFVEVHISNIHQREEFRHFSYLSGIAKAVLCGFGVDGYRLAIDHLLQP, encoded by the coding sequence ATGGCAATAAACCTTCTCCTCCTCAATGGGCCCAACCTGAATCTGCTGGGCACGCGGGAGCCTGAAGTCTACGGATCGACCACCCTGGCTGACATCGAGCAGCGTGCGGCTGCGCAAGCAAGCAAAGCCGGTGCGCGCCTGAGCGCATTCCAGAGCAACCACGAAGGTGCGTTGATCGATCGCATTCATGCCGCCAGGAAAGAAGGCGTGGACGCCATCGTGATCAATCCGGGCGGACTCACCCATACCAGCGTGGCATTGCGCGATGCGCTGGCGGGCGTGGCCATTCCTTTTGTCGAAGTGCATATCTCGAATATTCACCAGCGCGAGGAATTCCGGCACTTTTCTTATCTTTCCGGCATCGCCAAAGCCGTGTTGTGCGGCTTCGGCGTCGATGGTTACCGGCTGGCGATTGATCACCTGCTGCAGCCATAA
- a CDS encoding TlpA family protein disulfide reductase, producing the protein MKKRNYLLFVLIAILAAGVGVYTSYQHAQPQAVQQTPEARAVANLFAQTMPDAAGKPQALSQWKGKPLIINFWATWCAPCVEEMPELAALQAEVAPVQIIGIGVDSQENIAQFAEKFHIYYPLYVAGTGATDLLRQFGNQAGGLPFTVLVGLDGNLKKVYLGRLNFDELRRDLASLKNM; encoded by the coding sequence ATGAAAAAACGAAATTACCTGCTGTTTGTGCTGATTGCGATCCTCGCCGCCGGCGTCGGCGTCTACACCAGCTATCAACACGCCCAGCCCCAAGCCGTGCAGCAGACGCCGGAAGCGCGCGCCGTCGCCAACCTGTTCGCGCAGACCATGCCCGACGCCGCCGGCAAGCCGCAGGCCTTGTCGCAATGGAAAGGCAAGCCGCTGATCATCAACTTCTGGGCCACCTGGTGCGCACCTTGCGTGGAGGAAATGCCGGAACTGGCGGCCTTGCAGGCGGAAGTCGCACCGGTGCAAATCATCGGCATCGGCGTCGATTCCCAGGAGAACATCGCGCAGTTTGCAGAAAAATTCCATATCTATTATCCTCTCTACGTTGCCGGAACCGGCGCCACCGATCTGCTGCGGCAGTTCGGCAATCAGGCCGGCGGTCTCCCCTTCACGGTCCTCGTGGGACTGGACGGCAACCTGAAAAAGGTCTATCTTGGGCGCCTGAATTTTGATGAGCTGCGCCGCGACCTCGCCTCCCTCAAAAACATGTAA
- the mpl gene encoding UDP-N-acetylmuramate:L-alanyl-gamma-D-glutamyl-meso-diaminopimelate ligase — MHIHILGICGTFMGGLAVLAKEAGHKVTGCDANVYPPMSTQLEAQGIELIQGFDPGQVQLQPDLFVIGNVVSRGNPLMEEILNRGLPYVSGPEWMGNHILRDKWVLAVAGTHGKTTTSAMLAWILEDAGYAPGFLIGGVPMNFGISARLSGVRNGKKADSVFFVIEADEYDTAFFDKRSKFVHYHARTAILNNLEYDHADIFPDLAAIETQFHHLVRTVPGIGRLVVNGREPALERVIARGCWSEHENFGVESGQAGWSLDTHDDGSFDIGFDGVPQGTVSWSLTGEHNRMNALAAIAAARHVGVPAAQAIAALEKFENVKRRMELRGTVNGIAVYDDFAHHPTAITTTVAGLRKKIGKDGGGRILAVLEPRSNTMKLGTMKDALPASLADADLVFGYGAKGDGKEALGWDLAQALSPLGEKARAFDDLGALVQAIKQAARPGDHVLVMSNGGFGGVHQKLLDALA; from the coding sequence ATGCACATTCACATCCTCGGCATTTGCGGCACTTTCATGGGCGGTCTGGCGGTTCTGGCGAAAGAAGCCGGCCACAAGGTCACCGGGTGCGACGCCAATGTCTACCCGCCGATGAGCACCCAGCTGGAAGCGCAGGGCATCGAGCTGATCCAGGGCTTCGATCCCGGGCAAGTCCAGTTGCAGCCTGATCTGTTTGTCATCGGCAACGTGGTCTCGCGCGGCAATCCGCTTATGGAAGAAATCCTCAATCGCGGCTTGCCTTACGTATCCGGTCCGGAATGGATGGGCAACCACATCCTGCGCGACAAATGGGTGCTGGCGGTGGCCGGCACGCACGGCAAGACCACCACCTCGGCGATGCTGGCCTGGATCCTCGAAGACGCCGGTTACGCGCCGGGCTTCCTGATCGGCGGCGTGCCGATGAACTTCGGCATTTCGGCGCGCCTGTCCGGCGTCAGGAACGGCAAGAAGGCGGATTCCGTCTTCTTCGTCATCGAAGCCGACGAGTACGACACCGCGTTCTTCGACAAGCGCAGCAAGTTCGTGCACTACCACGCCAGGACAGCGATCCTGAACAACCTGGAATACGATCACGCCGATATCTTCCCCGATCTGGCGGCGATCGAAACCCAATTCCACCATCTGGTGCGCACCGTGCCCGGCATCGGCCGGCTGGTCGTCAACGGCCGCGAGCCGGCGTTGGAACGCGTGATTGCGCGCGGCTGCTGGAGCGAGCATGAGAACTTCGGCGTGGAGTCCGGCCAGGCCGGCTGGTCGCTCGACACGCACGACGACGGCAGCTTCGACATCGGCTTCGACGGCGTGCCGCAAGGCACGGTCAGCTGGTCGCTGACCGGAGAGCACAACCGCATGAACGCGCTGGCGGCGATCGCCGCTGCGCGCCACGTCGGCGTGCCGGCGGCGCAAGCCATTGCCGCCCTGGAAAAATTCGAGAACGTCAAACGCCGCATGGAGCTGCGCGGCACCGTCAACGGCATCGCCGTGTACGACGACTTCGCCCATCATCCGACCGCCATCACCACCACGGTGGCCGGGCTGCGCAAGAAGATCGGCAAGGATGGCGGCGGGCGCATCCTCGCCGTGCTTGAACCGCGTTCGAACACCATGAAGCTGGGCACCATGAAAGACGCCTTGCCGGCCAGCCTGGCGGATGCCGACCTGGTGTTCGGTTACGGCGCCAAGGGCGACGGCAAGGAAGCCCTGGGCTGGGATCTGGCGCAAGCGCTGTCGCCGCTGGGCGAGAAGGCGCGCGCCTTCGACGATCTCGGTGCGCTGGTGCAGGCGATCAAACAGGCCGCGCGTCCGGGCGATCACGTGCTGGTCATGAGCAACGGCGGTTTTGGCGGGGTCCATCAGAAGTTGCTGGACGCGCTGGCATGA
- a CDS encoding YqiA/YcfP family alpha/beta fold hydrolase — protein sequence MILYLHGFRSSPHSFKARHMAERLQALGRADEYYCPQLPASPAEAIRLALAHADQFSPEQLTVIGSSLGGFYATWLAERVGCRAVLLNPAVKPPRDLESYVGVTTHYHSDEPFEFKHAYIDELRALAVVKITRPERYFLIAATGDEVLDWREMVAHYPGARQTVIQGSDHGIAEFADHADSVLRFCGVEPDALNALQDGGEALS from the coding sequence ATGATTTTGTACCTGCACGGCTTTCGTTCGTCGCCGCATTCCTTCAAGGCGCGCCACATGGCCGAGCGCCTGCAGGCGCTGGGACGCGCCGACGAATATTATTGCCCGCAACTGCCGGCTTCGCCCGCCGAAGCGATCCGGCTGGCGCTGGCGCATGCGGACCAATTTTCGCCGGAGCAGCTGACCGTGATCGGTTCCTCGCTGGGCGGTTTCTACGCCACCTGGCTGGCCGAACGTGTGGGCTGCCGTGCGGTGTTGCTCAATCCCGCCGTCAAGCCGCCGCGCGATCTGGAGTCCTACGTCGGCGTGACCACGCATTACCATTCCGACGAACCGTTCGAATTCAAGCACGCCTATATCGACGAGCTGCGCGCCCTGGCGGTGGTCAAGATTACCCGACCCGAGCGTTATTTCCTGATCGCCGCCACCGGCGACGAAGTACTGGACTGGCGCGAGATGGTCGCGCACTACCCTGGAGCACGGCAGACCGTGATCCAGGGCAGCGACCATGGCATCGCCGAATTCGCCGACCATGCCGACAGCGTGCTGCGCTTTTGCGGCGTTGAACCCGATGCATTGAACGCCTTGCAAGACGGCGGCGAGGCGCTAAGCTGA
- a CDS encoding chorismate--pyruvate lyase family protein produces the protein MMKKTHAHWFDHANALQPAPALRAWLTDPGSMTFKLRARCNELRVLRLRQRPGNAQADEAGFVGLATPRQPVEERDVILYCDGEPVIFGHTVTPLASASAWPFFRRLGVRPLGASLFSDPLVTRAPLQYARLHANHPLVRRIGAVIDLHSMLPPQLPLYARRSLFRRHGSVMLVTDVFLPALSKLMALNTQASTR, from the coding sequence ATGATGAAGAAGACCCACGCGCATTGGTTCGACCATGCCAATGCGCTGCAACCGGCGCCGGCGCTGCGGGCGTGGCTGACCGATCCCGGTTCGATGACCTTCAAGCTGCGCGCGCGCTGCAATGAATTGCGCGTGCTGCGCCTGCGTCAGCGTCCCGGCAATGCGCAAGCCGACGAGGCCGGATTCGTCGGCCTGGCGACGCCGCGCCAGCCGGTGGAAGAGCGCGACGTGATCTTGTATTGCGACGGCGAGCCGGTCATCTTCGGACATACCGTGACGCCGCTGGCGTCTGCCTCGGCGTGGCCGTTCTTTCGCCGCCTCGGTGTGCGGCCGCTGGGCGCCAGTTTGTTTTCCGATCCGCTGGTGACACGCGCGCCGCTGCAATACGCGCGCCTCCATGCCAATCATCCGCTGGTGCGCCGCATCGGCGCCGTGATTGATCTTCATTCCATGTTGCCGCCTCAGCTACCGCTGTATGCGCGCCGCTCCCTGTTCCGTCGCCACGGCAGCGTCATGCTGGTGACCGATGTTTTTTTACCCGCCCTCAGCAAACTGATGGCATTGAATACGCAAGCAAGCACCCGATGA
- a CDS encoding ribonuclease catalytic domain-containing protein, with the protein MNLFFEESGDFKAGAVLSQQGEAYQVELASGKRTKVKSKDVMLQFASPAPARLLEDAQAVAQDIDLDFLWEVAGEDEFGFAELGAEYFGHAPLPHEAAGLLLRLHSAPIYFYKKGKGRYKAAPLASLQAAQAGLEKKKQQALVQAQYVDELKAGKLPDAFKPLALSLLFRPDKNGIEFKALDAACKELQTTPQRLMLQTGGLASPKDLHYAKFLFEFFPKGSGFPDVTIPAVPKDLPLADVQAFSIDDVTTTEIDDALSVVRLADGNVRVGIHIAAPGLGIKRDDALDAIARQRMSTVYMPGEKITMLPDVLVEAFTLDAGKSCPALSLYATLNPADWSVISTETRAEMVPISANLRHNDLDALVTEEALANNSGEYPHKDDITLLWQWVQVLEQGRMAKRESFGLRPEQNNRVDFNFYVDDDVVTITRRKRGAPLDKIVAELMIFANSTWGKFMADHGVPGIYRAQGGGAGGWAAKMQVRMVTHAAPHQGLGVDQYAWSTSPLRRYTDLVNQWQILACLEHGVTAPLAAPFKPRDADLFAIVSGFDSAYSGYADFQSGMERYWCLRWLAQEQARQVDAVVLKDEVLRLVDIPLVIRLPGMPQVARGLQVKLDLLRWDEVDLTVEARLLDVPAVQPATGAEQMDEDEEALLDGMESAAEGADASVVDEAEPVAGEQTAGAPSAAE; encoded by the coding sequence ATGAATTTATTTTTTGAAGAATCCGGCGATTTCAAGGCTGGCGCCGTGCTGTCGCAGCAAGGCGAGGCCTATCAGGTCGAACTGGCTTCCGGCAAGCGCACCAAGGTCAAGTCCAAGGACGTGATGCTGCAATTTGCATCGCCGGCCCCTGCCAGGTTGCTGGAAGACGCGCAAGCGGTCGCGCAGGACATCGACCTCGATTTCCTGTGGGAAGTCGCGGGCGAGGACGAGTTCGGCTTCGCCGAACTGGGCGCTGAATATTTCGGCCATGCGCCGCTGCCGCACGAGGCGGCAGGTCTGCTGTTGCGCCTGCATTCGGCGCCGATCTATTTCTACAAGAAGGGCAAGGGACGCTACAAGGCGGCACCGCTGGCTTCGCTGCAGGCGGCCCAGGCAGGCCTGGAAAAGAAGAAGCAGCAGGCGCTGGTGCAGGCGCAATACGTCGACGAGCTGAAGGCCGGCAAGTTGCCGGACGCGTTCAAACCGCTGGCCTTGTCCTTGCTGTTCCGGCCCGACAAGAACGGCATCGAATTCAAGGCCCTCGACGCCGCCTGCAAGGAATTGCAGACCACGCCGCAGCGCCTGATGCTGCAGACCGGCGGACTGGCTTCGCCCAAGGATTTGCATTACGCCAAATTCCTGTTCGAGTTCTTCCCGAAAGGCAGCGGCTTCCCTGACGTGACGATCCCCGCCGTGCCCAAGGATTTGCCGCTGGCCGACGTGCAGGCGTTCTCCATCGATGACGTCACCACGACCGAAATCGACGATGCGCTGTCGGTGGTCAGGCTGGCCGACGGCAACGTCCGCGTCGGCATCCATATCGCCGCGCCCGGCCTCGGCATCAAGCGCGACGATGCGCTTGACGCGATCGCGCGCCAGCGCATGTCGACTGTCTACATGCCCGGCGAAAAGATCACCATGCTGCCCGACGTGCTGGTCGAAGCCTTCACGCTCGACGCCGGCAAGAGCTGCCCGGCGCTGTCGCTGTACGCCACGCTCAACCCGGCCGACTGGTCCGTGATCTCCACCGAGACGCGCGCCGAGATGGTGCCGATTTCCGCCAACCTGCGCCACAACGATCTCGACGCGCTGGTTACCGAAGAGGCGCTGGCGAACAACAGCGGCGAGTATCCGCACAAGGATGACATTACGCTGCTGTGGCAATGGGTGCAGGTTCTCGAGCAAGGGCGCATGGCCAAGCGCGAAAGTTTCGGCCTGCGTCCGGAGCAGAACAATCGCGTCGATTTCAACTTCTACGTTGACGACGACGTCGTCACCATCACGCGCCGCAAGCGCGGTGCGCCGCTCGACAAGATCGTCGCCGAGCTGATGATCTTCGCCAACAGCACCTGGGGCAAGTTCATGGCCGACCACGGCGTGCCGGGCATCTACCGTGCACAGGGTGGCGGCGCCGGAGGCTGGGCCGCCAAGATGCAGGTGCGCATGGTCACGCACGCCGCGCCGCACCAGGGGCTGGGCGTGGATCAATATGCGTGGAGCACGTCGCCGCTGCGTCGCTATACCGACCTGGTCAATCAATGGCAGATCCTGGCCTGTCTCGAGCATGGCGTGACCGCGCCTCTGGCGGCGCCGTTCAAGCCGCGCGACGCCGACCTGTTCGCCATCGTCTCCGGCTTCGACTCGGCGTATTCCGGTTATGCCGACTTCCAGTCCGGCATGGAGCGCTACTGGTGCCTGCGTTGGCTGGCGCAAGAGCAAGCGCGCCAGGTCGACGCCGTCGTGCTCAAGGACGAAGTCCTGCGCCTGGTCGATATCCCGCTGGTGATCCGTCTGCCGGGCATGCCGCAGGTTGCGCGCGGCCTGCAGGTCAAGCTCGATCTGCTGCGCTGGGATGAAGTTGACCTGACCGTGGAAGCGCGCCTGCTGGACGTCCCGGCCGTGCAACCGGCCACCGGCGCAGAGCAGATGGACGAAGACGAGGAGGCCTTGCTCGACGGCATGGAAAGCGCCGCCGAAGGCGCCGACGCTAGTGTTGTCGACGAGGCCGAACCAGTCGCCGGCGAGCAAACCGCGGGCGCGCCTTCCGCTGCGGAATGA
- a CDS encoding TonB C-terminal domain-containing protein, whose amino-acid sequence MKFFAENRFLTIALAGSVLVHAALLAVRFAAPEAFRLKPADPGLEVILVNAKHDKAPVKADAIAQANLDGGGNANQGRAKSPLPDMRKVETGDSVKAAQRKVAELEAQQQKILAQMNKNAPVVATPEREPHKEVQPQLNAKDLLDTAKAVARMEAEVAKNIEEYNKRPKKTQITARTREAGYAMYYKALQEKIEKIGTLNFPQKDGKKLYGELVIYIPVYQDGSIYDKEGGVRVERSSGNLALDAAALTIVRRSAPFGRFPDNMRTTGGKDDIWEVITRFRFTRDETLQTDLSGSN is encoded by the coding sequence GTGAAATTCTTCGCTGAAAACCGTTTTCTGACCATCGCCCTCGCCGGGTCTGTGCTGGTGCACGCGGCCCTGCTGGCGGTGCGGTTTGCCGCGCCGGAGGCGTTCCGTCTCAAGCCGGCCGATCCCGGGCTGGAAGTGATCCTGGTCAACGCCAAGCACGACAAGGCGCCGGTCAAGGCCGATGCCATCGCGCAAGCCAACCTCGACGGCGGCGGCAACGCCAACCAGGGTCGCGCCAAATCGCCCTTGCCGGACATGCGCAAGGTCGAGACCGGCGACAGCGTCAAGGCAGCGCAGCGCAAGGTGGCCGAGCTCGAAGCGCAGCAGCAGAAAATCCTCGCGCAGATGAACAAGAATGCGCCCGTGGTCGCCACGCCCGAGCGCGAGCCGCACAAGGAAGTGCAGCCGCAGCTCAATGCCAAGGACCTGCTCGACACCGCCAAGGCGGTCGCGCGCATGGAGGCGGAAGTCGCCAAGAACATCGAGGAATACAACAAGCGTCCGAAGAAGACACAGATCACCGCGCGCACGCGTGAAGCGGGCTACGCGATGTACTACAAGGCGTTGCAGGAAAAGATCGAAAAGATCGGCACGCTGAATTTCCCGCAGAAAGACGGCAAGAAGCTGTACGGCGAGCTGGTGATATATATCCCGGTGTACCAGGACGGCAGCATTTACGACAAGGAAGGCGGCGTGCGGGTCGAGCGCAGTTCCGGCAACCTGGCGCTGGACGCGGCGGCGCTGACCATCGTACGGCGTTCGGCGCCGTTCGGCCGCTTCCCCGACAACATGCGCACCACCGGCGGCAAGGATGATATCTGGGAAGTCATCACACGCTTTCGTTTCACACGTGACGAGACGCTGCAGACCGACC